A stretch of the bacterium genome encodes the following:
- a CDS encoding vanadium-dependent haloperoxidase translates to MKHLKTGVTRWFVISAMLVAVALFAGCDKDDDDENTQHGPPPSSSYDASVAIGWSDFVYRMVKSEAIGPCPASRAYGYLGVAIYEGVVQGDPTRVSLGNQLIELGALPARSAGQEYHWPTVMNAAVGRVVETLFAASSQATRDSIAAYEAFWSATFESTVSADVFAASQSFGNQIGTALSEWSATDGFFTQVGANCTFTSPDGPQYWVPTPPQFAPPHEPCWGSLRTFVVGRNGGSLECDPPPPPAWSTDPTSEMYQAAYEVVTTQQSETAQDSAIAAFWADVPGVTGAPAGHWYAIAGDLCVQYDMNLAEAAECYARAAIALHDAFIQCWKAKYDWWLLRPVTYIQRYIDPDWNPSWPTPPFPEYTSGHSSGSGATSRALEGMMGGSCPFDDDTHVNRGFGVWHYNSLAEAAEEAANSRLLGGIHYTFGNTAGLVSGRCVGDQVNALTFRANS, encoded by the coding sequence ATGAAGCATTTGAAGACTGGAGTGACACGTTGGTTTGTAATTAGCGCCATGCTGGTTGCCGTTGCTCTGTTCGCAGGCTGTGACAAGGATGATGATGATGAGAACACACAACATGGACCTCCGCCGTCATCGTCATACGATGCTTCTGTAGCGATCGGCTGGTCGGATTTTGTCTATCGGATGGTCAAGTCTGAGGCAATCGGCCCGTGTCCTGCGTCGCGCGCTTACGGCTACTTGGGTGTCGCAATTTACGAAGGAGTCGTGCAGGGCGATCCGACACGCGTGTCACTTGGCAATCAACTCATCGAGTTAGGTGCTCTCCCCGCGCGGTCGGCAGGACAGGAGTATCACTGGCCAACGGTTATGAATGCGGCGGTAGGACGCGTGGTCGAGACTCTGTTCGCTGCGAGTTCGCAGGCGACACGCGACTCAATTGCCGCCTATGAAGCATTCTGGAGTGCCACCTTCGAGTCCACCGTGAGTGCCGATGTTTTCGCGGCATCGCAGAGTTTCGGGAATCAGATTGGCACGGCTCTGAGCGAGTGGAGTGCAACGGATGGTTTCTTCACGCAGGTGGGTGCCAACTGCACATTCACAAGTCCGGATGGCCCCCAATACTGGGTACCGACACCGCCGCAGTTTGCTCCTCCGCATGAACCCTGCTGGGGTTCGCTCCGCACATTTGTTGTGGGACGCAACGGAGGTTCATTGGAATGTGATCCTCCACCTCCACCAGCTTGGTCAACCGATCCCACGTCCGAAATGTATCAGGCTGCGTATGAAGTTGTGACCACACAACAAAGTGAGACGGCACAGGATAGTGCGATTGCCGCATTTTGGGCGGACGTTCCAGGAGTAACCGGCGCACCGGCTGGACATTGGTACGCGATTGCAGGTGACCTGTGCGTGCAATACGACATGAACCTGGCAGAGGCCGCCGAGTGCTATGCACGTGCAGCGATCGCGTTGCATGATGCCTTTATTCAGTGCTGGAAAGCCAAGTATGATTGGTGGTTGCTCCGTCCAGTGACGTATATTCAGCGGTATATTGATCCCGATTGGAACCCGTCATGGCCGACACCTCCCTTCCCAGAGTACACAAGCGGGCATTCGAGCGGTTCAGGAGCAACCTCTCGTGCACTGGAAGGCATGATGGGTGGTTCGTGTCCCTTCGATGATGACACACACGTCAACCGTGGTTTCGGTGTCTGGCACTACAACTCCCTTGCAGAGGCTGCAGAGGAAGCGGCAAACTCACGTCTGCTTGGCGGAATTCATTACACGTTTGGCAACACTGCTGGACTTGTTTCCGGCCGCTGTGTTGGAGATCAGGTCAACGCTTTGACTTTCCGCGCTAATTCGTGA
- a CDS encoding dCMP deaminase family protein, with protein sequence MIQKKDRISWDEYFYNIVNLVSMRSACLRRAVGALIVRNNQILASGYNGPPAGHPHPEELGGCERDIEGIKSGERLELCVCLHAEQNALLQCARNGVSVEGADIYVTVFPCPICARMIANSGIKHVKVFGSYPGEDRSRRVLENVGIKVELLDVSGFRAPLSGPQGWETEAEKLEKKNH encoded by the coding sequence ATGATACAGAAAAAAGACCGCATTTCCTGGGACGAATACTTCTACAATATCGTCAATCTCGTATCCATGCGTTCGGCGTGTCTGCGCCGCGCGGTTGGTGCGCTTATCGTTCGCAACAATCAGATCCTCGCGTCAGGGTATAACGGCCCGCCTGCCGGTCACCCGCACCCTGAAGAGCTCGGGGGCTGTGAGCGCGATATTGAAGGTATCAAGTCCGGCGAGCGGCTCGAGCTGTGTGTCTGTTTGCATGCGGAACAGAATGCCCTCTTGCAATGTGCCCGAAATGGCGTGTCTGTGGAAGGGGCAGACATATATGTAACCGTGTTCCCTTGCCCTATCTGTGCGCGCATGATTGCCAATTCGGGCATCAAACATGTGAAGGTTTTCGGCAGCTATCCCGGCGAAGATCGCAGCCGAAGGGTGCTGGAGAACGTTGGTATAAAAGTTGAACTGCTGGATGTCAGCGGTTTTCGCGCGCCGCTGTCGGGTCCGCAAGGTTGGGAAACCGAAGCAGAGAAGCTGGAAAAAAAGAACCACTAA
- a CDS encoding glycosyltransferase: protein MSEVLLQCVFWISAGLMVFTFLGYPLTLKLFRKPYVNPPQMPETDWPRVAVMIPAYNEEAVIGRKVQNCLDQDYPTDKLTVYVGSDGSTDKTDDIVQSITDPRAKLVRLGGRNGKPLVLNQLFEIAHDADIVVISDANILWDRQALKMACRHFADDKVGVVSAGRYAQSERDDELALEEQHYTAHENRLKTLESHIGGMSGGLGMLLAIRRELYRPFPPGSANDDTTPMIWAVLAGKRAVWEMESKAFERSGQSFREEFRRRIRIGVGNYQTLFRYLDILHPRYGIAAYTFFAHKVIRWLFPFLMLIALVANALLIQSPLYRVLLYGQLALYGTALFGAVLVALQVRVPPITSLFHFVAMNIALLIGFFRYLKQGNRRFVWEPTART from the coding sequence GTGTCTGAAGTACTCCTCCAATGCGTCTTCTGGATTTCCGCCGGATTGATGGTGTTCACGTTTCTGGGTTACCCGTTAACTCTCAAGCTTTTTCGCAAACCGTACGTTAATCCTCCGCAGATGCCGGAAACAGACTGGCCCCGAGTGGCCGTCATGATACCTGCGTACAATGAGGAAGCGGTCATCGGCCGCAAGGTTCAGAACTGCCTCGATCAAGACTATCCAACTGACAAGTTGACCGTCTATGTTGGTTCGGATGGTTCCACCGACAAGACGGATGATATTGTCCAGTCGATAACTGATCCTCGCGCAAAGCTTGTTCGTCTGGGTGGCCGTAACGGCAAGCCGCTGGTCTTGAATCAGCTCTTTGAAATCGCGCACGATGCAGATATCGTCGTCATCAGCGACGCAAACATTTTGTGGGATAGACAGGCACTCAAAATGGCGTGTCGGCACTTCGCCGATGACAAAGTTGGTGTTGTTTCTGCTGGGCGTTATGCGCAGAGTGAGCGTGACGACGAGCTTGCCCTCGAAGAGCAACACTACACCGCGCACGAAAACAGACTCAAGACCCTCGAAAGCCACATAGGCGGCATGTCCGGCGGACTCGGAATGCTGTTGGCGATTCGCCGCGAATTGTATCGGCCGTTTCCACCCGGTTCGGCCAATGATGATACGACGCCGATGATTTGGGCGGTATTGGCAGGTAAGCGAGCGGTCTGGGAAATGGAATCCAAGGCTTTTGAACGTTCGGGGCAGTCGTTTCGCGAAGAGTTCCGCCGCCGGATTCGTATAGGTGTGGGGAATTATCAGACGCTTTTCCGCTACTTGGATATACTGCATCCACGTTACGGCATTGCAGCTTACACGTTCTTTGCCCACAAAGTCATTCGCTGGCTGTTTCCGTTCTTGATGCTTATCGCGCTGGTCGCGAATGCTTTGCTTATTCAAAGTCCGCTGTATCGCGTGCTACTGTATGGACAGCTTGCGCTCTACGGAACCGCTTTGTTCGGTGCAGTCTTAGTGGCTTTACAAGTACGCGTGCCTCCGATTACGTCGCTCTTTCACTTTGTTGCGATGAACATTGCACTCCTGATAGGATTCTTCCGCTACCTGAAACAAGGCAACCGCCGGTTTGTTTGGGAACCCACCGCTCGCACATGA